A genome region from Variovorax paradoxus includes the following:
- a CDS encoding acyltransferase family protein → MKNNPALDGIRALSILAVLFFHCQVPGAGGGFIGLDMFFVLSGYLITALLAAEHRAGGIATGRFYARRALRLYPSLLLLIAAYAVLAPVFWPADDRWLSVGLAAFYMYDYGLAFGKLSYTIGHTWSLGVEEKFYLLWPLLLPLVLRTRRPAAWLLAAFIVATAWRYFVAFRWDWAQAYFRFDTRMSGILLGAIAALTRFTPGRLAILVACIALAVGLALPSLPTSNQIDAVTLRMTLAELAAFVLVCHAAANHRSVFLSWRPVAYIGRLSYGIYLWHFPFALLVRDSQPTWITLGSTILFSFTMAAICLHLVDVPIRRWRERSWLRPAKAA, encoded by the coding sequence ATGAAAAACAACCCGGCGCTCGATGGAATCCGGGCGCTGTCCATCCTTGCCGTCCTCTTCTTCCATTGCCAGGTGCCCGGGGCAGGGGGAGGATTCATCGGCCTGGACATGTTCTTCGTGCTGTCCGGCTACCTCATCACCGCGCTGCTCGCGGCGGAGCATCGTGCAGGCGGCATCGCAACCGGCCGCTTCTATGCGCGGCGGGCATTGAGGCTCTACCCGAGCCTGCTGCTGCTGATCGCGGCCTACGCGGTGCTGGCGCCGGTGTTCTGGCCGGCCGACGACCGGTGGCTCTCCGTCGGGCTCGCCGCCTTCTACATGTACGACTACGGGCTGGCCTTCGGCAAGCTGTCGTACACCATCGGCCATACCTGGTCGCTCGGCGTGGAGGAGAAGTTCTATCTGCTGTGGCCGCTGCTGCTTCCGCTGGTGCTGCGCACCCGGCGGCCGGCTGCGTGGCTGCTGGCCGCGTTCATCGTGGCGACGGCCTGGCGCTACTTCGTGGCCTTCAGGTGGGACTGGGCGCAGGCCTATTTCCGCTTCGACACGCGCATGAGCGGCATCCTGCTGGGAGCGATTGCCGCATTGACGCGGTTCACGCCGGGCAGGCTCGCGATCCTGGTGGCGTGCATCGCGCTGGCCGTCGGCCTCGCGTTGCCTTCGCTGCCGACCAGCAACCAGATCGACGCCGTCACGCTGCGCATGACCCTGGCGGAACTCGCGGCCTTCGTGCTCGTGTGCCATGCGGCGGCAAACCACAGGAGCGTCTTTCTCTCATGGCGGCCGGTCGCCTACATCGGCAGGCTGTCGTACGGCATCTATCTCTGGCACTTTCCCTTCGCGCTGCTGGTGCGCGATTCGCAGCCGACTTGGATCACGCTGGGCTCGACGATCCTGTTCTCGTTCACCATGGCGGCGATCTGCCTGCATCTGGTGGACGTGCCGATCAGGCGGTGGCGCGAAAGGTCGTGGCTGCGGCCCGCGAAGGCTGCCTGA
- a CDS encoding MBL fold metallo-hydrolase has translation MFSVNNNNLPPGCQPSEIVPSRYAVEVGDIDALVVSDGVLPLPTKTLATNADPVDLANWLDHMFMPPDAFDWPLNVMVARSGEQTILIDAGLGGQFSGFPRAGQFPQRLASAGIEIESVTDVIITHMHMDHVGGLLVEGVKQRLRPDVRIHVSAAEVAFWTAPDFTQTVMPNPVPEVLRSTARSFYEVYRDKLRIFEDKCEVAPGVHVRLTGGHTPGHSVVDLVSRGERLTFAGDAIFPVGFDHPDWHNGFEHDPEEAARVRMDLFRELAENGGLLVAAHLPFPSVGHVAADGDVFRWVPVIWDF, from the coding sequence ATGTTTTCCGTCAACAACAACAACCTTCCGCCCGGCTGCCAGCCCAGCGAGATCGTTCCGTCCCGCTATGCGGTGGAGGTCGGCGATATCGACGCGCTGGTGGTCAGCGACGGGGTGCTGCCGCTGCCCACGAAGACATTGGCCACCAATGCCGATCCCGTCGACCTGGCGAACTGGCTGGACCACATGTTCATGCCGCCGGATGCCTTCGACTGGCCGCTGAACGTGATGGTCGCCCGCAGCGGCGAGCAGACCATCCTGATCGACGCCGGGCTGGGCGGCCAGTTCTCGGGCTTTCCGCGCGCCGGCCAGTTCCCGCAGCGGCTCGCGTCGGCGGGCATCGAGATCGAGTCGGTGACCGACGTGATCATCACGCACATGCACATGGACCACGTGGGCGGGTTGCTCGTCGAAGGGGTGAAGCAACGCCTGCGTCCGGACGTGCGCATCCACGTGTCGGCCGCCGAAGTCGCGTTCTGGACGGCGCCCGACTTCACCCAGACGGTGATGCCGAATCCGGTGCCGGAGGTGCTCCGCTCGACGGCCAGGAGCTTCTACGAGGTGTACCGCGACAAGCTGCGCATCTTCGAGGACAAATGCGAGGTCGCGCCCGGCGTGCACGTGCGCCTGACGGGCGGCCACACGCCGGGCCACAGCGTGGTCGACCTGGTGTCGCGCGGCGAGCGCCTCACCTTCGCCGGCGACGCCATCTTCCCCGTCGGCTTCGACCATCCCGACTGGCACAACGGCTTCGAACACGACCCCGAAGAGGCGGCCCGGGTTCGCATGGACCTCTTCCGCGAACTCGCGGAGAACGGCGGGCTCCTCGTGGCCGCCCATCTGCCGTTCCCGTCCGTCGGCCACGTGGCGGCCGATGGCGATGTCTTTCGCTGGGTTCCGGTGATCTGGGACTTCTGA
- a CDS encoding DSD1 family PLP-dependent enzyme encodes MNDADTLATLDTPAALVERARMQRNIARMQQRMDALGVRFRPHVKTSKCIEVARAQRDAGAQGITVSTLKEAEQFFAQGFTDILYAVGMAPHRLQHAMELRRRGCALGIVTDGVEAARAIAGFGKLHGEAFEVLIEIDTDGHRSGIRPEEDALLDVARVLHEGGMRLRGVMTHAGSSYELDTPDALRAMAEQERAGCVRAAQRLRDAGLPCDVVSVGSTPTALMAQALDGVTEVRAGVYVFFDLVMRNVGVCSEDEIALSVLTTVIGHQAEKGWAIVDAGWMAMSRDRGTQKQKRDFGYGQACTADGTVLEGYVLGGANQEHGILSREGAAETDIVARFPIGTRLRILPNHACATGAQFPQYHAVSEQGRLETWDRFHGW; translated from the coding sequence ATGAACGACGCCGACACCCTTGCCACCCTCGACACCCCCGCCGCGCTCGTGGAACGAGCGCGCATGCAACGCAACATCGCACGCATGCAGCAGCGCATGGACGCGCTCGGCGTACGCTTCCGCCCGCACGTGAAGACGAGCAAGTGCATCGAGGTGGCCCGTGCGCAACGCGACGCCGGCGCGCAGGGCATCACGGTGTCCACGCTGAAGGAGGCCGAGCAGTTCTTCGCGCAGGGCTTCACCGACATCCTCTATGCGGTCGGCATGGCGCCGCACCGGCTGCAGCATGCGATGGAACTGCGCCGGCGCGGCTGCGCGCTGGGCATCGTCACCGACGGGGTCGAGGCGGCGCGCGCGATCGCCGGGTTCGGCAAGCTCCACGGCGAAGCCTTCGAGGTGCTGATCGAGATCGACACTGACGGCCACCGCTCCGGCATTCGCCCGGAAGAGGACGCGCTGCTCGACGTGGCGCGCGTGCTGCATGAAGGCGGCATGCGCCTGCGCGGCGTGATGACGCACGCGGGCTCCAGCTACGAACTCGACACGCCCGACGCCTTGCGCGCCATGGCCGAGCAGGAGCGCGCCGGCTGCGTGCGCGCGGCGCAGCGCCTGCGCGACGCAGGCCTGCCGTGCGACGTGGTCAGCGTCGGCTCCACGCCCACGGCGCTGATGGCCCAGGCGCTCGACGGCGTGACCGAGGTGCGCGCCGGCGTGTACGTGTTCTTCGACCTGGTGATGCGCAACGTCGGCGTTTGCAGCGAGGACGAGATCGCGCTGAGCGTGCTCACCACGGTCATCGGCCACCAGGCCGAGAAGGGCTGGGCGATCGTCGACGCGGGCTGGATGGCGATGAGCCGCGACCGCGGCACGCAGAAGCAGAAGCGCGACTTCGGCTACGGCCAGGCCTGCACCGCAGACGGCACCGTGCTCGAGGGCTACGTGCTCGGTGGAGCGAACCAGGAGCACGGCATCCTGTCACGCGAGGGTGCGGCGGAGACGGACATCGTTGCGCGCTTTCCCATCGGCACGCGGCTGCGGATCCTGCCCAACCATGCCTGCGCCACCGGCGCGCAGTTTCCGCAGTACCACGCGGTGTCGGAACAAGGCCGGCTGGAAACCTGGGACCGCTTTCACGGCTGGTGA
- a CDS encoding LysR family transcriptional regulator, which translates to MIQIEDMRLAAALLREPSLSAAARALDVTPPALSMRLRKLETALGLSLATRTARRLSLTPEGERFAREAAALLGQIEGLRESMQRDDRRLTGTLRIAAPFGYGRQYIAPMLARFARLHPGLHMQLDLRETPWPDRHDADAVIHIGTVRDSSWVARTLSANERWLCASPDYLRLRGTPRVPRDVMAHDCICIRENDEDVTLWHLRPARAKASAGPGARAAARETLRISPAYVTNDGAVARQWAENGMGLVLRSEWDAAEAVARGTLVRVLPGWLFDSAPVTLLVPSRKGRTARVQAIVEFLVESFGPFTEKQPRAYP; encoded by the coding sequence ATGATCCAGATCGAGGACATGCGGCTCGCGGCCGCCCTGCTGCGCGAGCCTTCGCTGAGCGCCGCGGCGCGTGCGCTCGACGTGACGCCGCCAGCGCTCTCGATGCGGCTGCGCAAGCTCGAGACCGCGCTCGGGCTTTCGCTGGCCACGCGCACCGCGCGCCGGCTCAGCCTCACGCCCGAGGGTGAACGTTTCGCGCGCGAGGCGGCCGCGCTGCTCGGACAGATCGAAGGGCTGCGCGAGTCGATGCAGCGCGACGACCGGCGGCTGACCGGCACGCTGCGCATCGCGGCGCCCTTCGGCTACGGCCGGCAGTACATCGCGCCGATGCTGGCGCGCTTCGCGCGGCTGCATCCGGGCCTGCACATGCAGCTCGACCTGCGCGAAACGCCCTGGCCCGACAGGCACGACGCCGACGCGGTGATCCACATCGGCACGGTGCGCGACTCGTCCTGGGTCGCGCGCACGCTCAGCGCCAACGAGCGCTGGCTGTGCGCCAGCCCTGACTACCTGCGGCTGCGCGGCACCCCCCGCGTGCCGCGCGACGTGATGGCGCACGACTGCATCTGCATCCGGGAGAACGACGAAGACGTGACGCTGTGGCACCTTCGCCCGGCGAGGGCAAAGGCCAGCGCCGGCCCCGGCGCGCGCGCGGCCGCACGCGAGACCCTGCGCATCTCGCCCGCCTACGTGACCAACGATGGCGCCGTCGCGCGGCAATGGGCCGAGAACGGCATGGGCCTGGTGCTGCGCTCCGAATGGGACGCGGCCGAGGCGGTGGCACGCGGAACGCTGGTGCGCGTCTTGCCCGGCTGGCTGTTCGACAGCGCACCTGTCACGCTGCTGGTGCCCAGCCGCAAGGGCCGCACCGCACGCGTGCAGGCCATCGTCGAGTTCCTCGTCGAGAGCTTCGGACCGTTCACGGAAAAGCAGCCGCGCGCATATCCATAG
- a CDS encoding ABC transporter substrate-binding protein: MNVPLDHLPPSRRSVLQAGAAAAVVGSAALLGASAWSQPRKLTFAWSQAGFCLAPVPVALERGFFEKNGLDVELLNWAGSSDQMLEALATAKADVGVGLIHRWVKPLEAGFDVKVVGSVHGGCLRLIGAKASGVTSDVASLKGKTIGVSDQNSPARQFYAIHLAKKGIDIDKDVDWRVYPADLLDVAVKKGEIQVIADGDPNVFLIEKRNPGVFTELANSAKGEYAERLCCIVGARGELARNDKPRAAAVVRALAQASDYVSENPNEAAKIYSKYAPKVPLEDLQRLLGELTYKHHPAGRALRNEVEVFASDFRNAGILKKSTDVARFANHVSLDVLA, from the coding sequence ATGAACGTTCCGCTCGATCATTTGCCGCCGTCGCGCCGCAGCGTGCTGCAGGCCGGCGCCGCTGCCGCGGTGGTCGGCTCTGCCGCGCTCCTTGGCGCGTCGGCATGGTCGCAACCCCGCAAGCTCACCTTCGCCTGGAGCCAGGCGGGCTTCTGCCTGGCGCCCGTGCCGGTGGCGCTGGAACGCGGCTTCTTCGAGAAGAACGGCCTCGACGTCGAACTGCTCAACTGGGCAGGCTCGTCCGACCAGATGCTCGAGGCGCTGGCGACCGCCAAGGCCGACGTGGGCGTGGGGCTCATCCATCGCTGGGTGAAGCCGCTGGAAGCGGGCTTCGACGTGAAGGTGGTCGGCAGCGTGCATGGCGGCTGCCTCCGGCTGATCGGCGCGAAGGCGTCGGGCGTCACGTCCGACGTGGCCAGCCTGAAGGGCAAGACCATCGGCGTGTCCGACCAGAACAGCCCGGCCAGGCAGTTCTATGCGATCCACCTCGCGAAGAAGGGCATCGACATCGACAAGGATGTCGACTGGCGCGTGTACCCCGCCGACCTGCTCGACGTGGCGGTGAAGAAAGGCGAGATCCAGGTGATTGCCGACGGCGACCCGAACGTGTTCCTGATCGAGAAGCGCAACCCCGGCGTGTTCACCGAACTCGCGAACAGCGCCAAGGGCGAATACGCCGAGCGGCTGTGCTGCATCGTCGGTGCGCGCGGCGAGCTGGCGCGCAACGACAAGCCGCGCGCCGCTGCGGTCGTGCGCGCGCTGGCACAGGCGTCGGACTACGTGTCGGAAAACCCGAACGAGGCCGCGAAGATCTATTCGAAATACGCACCCAAGGTGCCGCTCGAGGACCTCCAGCGCTTGCTGGGCGAACTCACCTACAAGCACCACCCCGCCGGCAGGGCGCTGCGCAACGAGGTCGAGGTCTTCGCCTCCGACTTCCGCAATGCGGGCATCCTGAAGAAGAGCACAGACGTGGCCCGGTTCGCCAACCACGTGTCGCTGGACGTGCTGGCATGA
- a CDS encoding ABC transporter permease has translation MTTAGQVLDALGARHAEAPLPAPAPRPRAPAPQTAAPVAPALHAAVPSGVWPAGLLASAAWLGLGLLTLLWPNKSAGFSDWAFTEEFGIATLAVAALLFALGLLGTRAGRLSHALRPAGQWLVALAVVFAVWEAATAKLGVLPSPFFAPPQSLIDVVHEDWQRLGLSTAYSLRLLANGFVLGALAGFLTGVSIGWSRIAGYWVHPLLRFLGPVPASALLPLAFFFAPSSYVAAVFLVGLATFFPVAVLTWSGVASVHKSYYDVARTLGASERFLVLRVAIPAALPQVFVGLFMGLGASFSVLITAEMMGVKAGLGWYLQWAQGWAAYANMYAALFVMAALCSGLITLLFKVRDRVLSWQKGTVKW, from the coding sequence ATGACGACCGCCGGACAGGTACTAGACGCCCTGGGAGCGCGTCATGCCGAAGCACCCCTGCCCGCACCCGCGCCCAGGCCGCGCGCGCCGGCGCCGCAGACTGCCGCCCCGGTCGCGCCCGCGCTGCACGCTGCCGTTCCCTCGGGCGTCTGGCCCGCGGGCCTGCTCGCATCCGCCGCCTGGCTCGGGCTGGGCCTGCTCACGCTGCTGTGGCCCAACAAGTCGGCCGGCTTCAGCGACTGGGCCTTCACTGAAGAGTTCGGCATCGCCACGCTGGCGGTTGCCGCACTGTTGTTCGCGCTCGGGCTGCTCGGCACCCGCGCCGGCAGGCTGTCGCATGCGCTGCGGCCCGCAGGACAGTGGCTGGTGGCGCTCGCCGTGGTGTTCGCGGTGTGGGAGGCCGCCACCGCCAAGCTCGGCGTGCTGCCCTCGCCCTTCTTCGCGCCGCCGCAGAGCCTGATCGACGTGGTGCACGAAGACTGGCAGCGGCTGGGCCTCTCGACCGCGTATTCGCTGCGCCTGCTGGCCAACGGTTTCGTGCTCGGCGCGCTCGCGGGCTTCCTCACGGGCGTATCGATCGGCTGGTCGCGCATCGCGGGGTACTGGGTGCATCCGCTGCTGCGCTTCCTGGGGCCGGTGCCCGCGTCTGCGCTGCTGCCGCTGGCCTTCTTCTTCGCGCCGTCGAGCTATGTGGCGGCGGTGTTTCTCGTCGGGCTGGCCACCTTCTTCCCGGTGGCGGTGCTGACCTGGTCGGGCGTGGCTTCGGTGCACAAGAGCTACTACGACGTGGCGCGCACGCTCGGCGCGTCGGAGCGCTTCCTGGTGCTGCGCGTGGCCATTCCCGCCGCCCTGCCGCAGGTGTTCGTCGGCCTGTTCATGGGCCTGGGCGCGTCGTTCTCGGTGCTGATCACCGCGGAGATGATGGGCGTGAAGGCCGGCCTGGGCTGGTACCTGCAGTGGGCACAGGGCTGGGCTGCTTACGCCAACATGTATGCGGCGCTGTTCGTCATGGCTGCGCTGTGCTCGGGACTCATCACGCTGCTGTTCAAGGTCCGCGACCGCGTGCTGTCGTGGCAGAAGGGAACCGTCAAATGGTGA
- a CDS encoding ABC transporter ATP-binding protein: MVNAALSSGSPPKATAGAQIDIRGVSHWFEVSGGVLQVLDGVDLQVRPGEFVALLGPSGCGKSTLLRLVAGLEPATTGTIVQNGEPITRPDPSRIVVFQDPTLYPWRSVWDNVALGLQARGVLREQRARVDEALRIVGLTEFAKAFPHHLSGGMAQRVALARALVNDPQLLVLDEPLGKLDSLTRIAMQSELVNLWQRAGFSALLVTHDVEEALFLANRVIVLSDRPARIAAEIAVDLPYPRHRGDARLAALRHEALKHLGLDATW; this comes from the coding sequence ATGGTGAACGCCGCTCTCTCTTCCGGCTCGCCGCCGAAGGCCACCGCGGGCGCGCAGATCGACATCCGCGGCGTGAGCCACTGGTTCGAGGTGTCCGGCGGCGTGCTGCAGGTGCTCGACGGCGTCGACCTGCAGGTGCGCCCCGGCGAGTTCGTGGCGCTGCTGGGGCCGAGCGGCTGCGGCAAGTCGACGCTGCTGCGCCTCGTGGCCGGCCTCGAGCCCGCCACCACCGGCACGATCGTGCAGAACGGCGAACCCATCACGAGGCCCGACCCGTCGCGCATCGTCGTGTTCCAGGACCCGACGCTCTATCCGTGGCGCAGCGTGTGGGACAACGTGGCGCTCGGCCTGCAGGCGCGCGGCGTGCTCCGGGAGCAGCGTGCGCGCGTCGACGAAGCGCTCAGGATCGTGGGCCTCACCGAGTTCGCCAAGGCCTTTCCGCACCATCTCTCGGGCGGCATGGCGCAGCGCGTGGCGCTGGCGCGCGCGTTGGTGAACGACCCGCAACTGCTGGTGCTCGACGAGCCGCTGGGCAAGCTCGACTCGCTCACGCGCATCGCCATGCAGAGCGAGCTGGTCAACCTCTGGCAGCGCGCGGGCTTCTCGGCGCTGCTGGTGACGCACGACGTGGAGGAGGCGCTGTTCCTCGCCAATCGCGTGATAGTGCTGAGCGACCGGCCGGCGCGCATCGCGGCGGAGATCGCGGTCGACCTGCCCTACCCGCGCCACCGCGGCGACGCACGGCTGGCCGCGCTGCGGCACGAAGCGCTCAAGCACCTCGGGCTCGACGCCACCTGGTGA
- a CDS encoding c-type cytochrome, with protein sequence MGGVPEADWLNLLIGLLQGAQLQLLRVLDALGLVVQVHGQPAWPWDHRLSGENLLIDLGQARRLGLTVVVLAVAFVVLLLALLWRRRRLWLVALTMLLVVLAPWPEANVVLAPAYPTSFQQSPTGFTAASIDRGRVLYAAQCVACHGTDGKGQGPLAAAQPVWPPNLAGPLLWRRADGDVLWHVLNGVRDRRGAVTMPGFGPALRDEDAWALIDFMKAQGAGESLRAAGLWTQPIAPPDVAVQCKGKPRRMLSSWRGQRLRIVAAGGGQPLLEDPRMVTVFLKPNAQAGDAHAGNAQTGDCVADAPAAWSAFSLIAATDQLAGTQLIVDRDGWLRARGEPGKNEWSDDDLLCRTDAPARVDSKPLPLQPDGLGALIARMDAEPVRFVKGGFVH encoded by the coding sequence ATGGGCGGCGTTCCCGAGGCCGACTGGCTCAACCTGCTGATCGGCCTGCTGCAGGGGGCGCAACTGCAACTGCTGCGCGTGCTCGATGCGCTGGGGCTGGTGGTGCAGGTGCATGGCCAGCCGGCGTGGCCGTGGGACCACCGGCTGTCGGGCGAGAACCTGCTGATCGACCTGGGCCAGGCGAGGCGCCTCGGGCTGACGGTGGTGGTGCTTGCCGTGGCATTCGTGGTGCTGCTGCTGGCCCTGCTGTGGCGCCGCCGCCGGCTGTGGCTGGTGGCGCTGACCATGCTGCTGGTGGTGCTGGCGCCCTGGCCCGAGGCCAACGTGGTGCTGGCGCCGGCCTACCCGACCAGCTTCCAGCAATCGCCCACGGGCTTCACCGCCGCCAGCATCGACCGGGGCCGCGTGCTGTATGCCGCCCAGTGCGTGGCCTGCCACGGCACCGACGGCAAGGGCCAGGGCCCGCTGGCCGCCGCGCAGCCCGTGTGGCCGCCCAACCTTGCCGGTCCGCTGCTGTGGCGGCGCGCCGATGGCGACGTGCTGTGGCACGTGCTGAACGGCGTGCGCGACCGGCGCGGCGCCGTCACCATGCCCGGCTTCGGTCCCGCGCTGCGCGACGAAGACGCCTGGGCGCTCATCGATTTCATGAAGGCCCAGGGCGCCGGAGAAAGCCTGCGCGCGGCCGGCCTGTGGACGCAGCCCATCGCGCCGCCCGACGTGGCCGTGCAATGCAAGGGCAAGCCGCGGCGCATGCTGAGCAGCTGGCGCGGTCAGCGCCTGCGCATCGTGGCGGCCGGTGGCGGGCAACCCCTGCTCGAAGACCCGCGCATGGTCACGGTGTTTCTGAAGCCGAACGCGCAGGCTGGCGATGCCCACGCCGGCAATGCTCAAACCGGTGATTGCGTGGCCGACGCGCCCGCCGCATGGTCGGCCTTCTCGCTCATCGCCGCGACCGACCAGCTCGCGGGCACGCAGCTCATCGTCGACCGCGATGGCTGGCTGCGCGCGCGCGGCGAGCCCGGCAAGAACGAATGGAGCGACGACGACCTGCTGTGCCGTACCGACGCGCCCGCGCGCGTGGATTCAAAACCCCTGCCCCTGCAGCCCGACGGACTCGGTGCCCTCATCGCCCGCATGGACGCCGAGCCGGTGCGCTTCGTCAAGGGCGGCTTCGTCCATTAG
- a CDS encoding dodecin has product MSNHVYKTLELTGSSPTGIEDAVQTAIAKAHETVRNIQWFTVTETRGHVVEGKVAHWQVSLKIGFTLE; this is encoded by the coding sequence ATGTCCAACCACGTCTACAAGACCCTCGAACTCACCGGCTCGTCGCCCACCGGCATCGAAGACGCCGTGCAGACCGCCATCGCCAAGGCGCACGAAACGGTGCGCAACATCCAGTGGTTCACCGTGACGGAAACGCGCGGCCATGTGGTCGAGGGCAAGGTGGCGCACTGGCAGGTGTCGCTGAAGATCGGGTTCACGCTGGAGTGA
- a CDS encoding LysR family transcriptional regulator, with amino-acid sequence MDLHGIDLNLLVAFDALLAERSVTRAGARIYRSQPAVSAALARLRLLLKDELFVRGPNGLQPTPRALDIGEPLSQALAEIQRILQFTQAFDPGSSPATFTIALSEHPAFVLLPRLIAFLAEAAPQVDLRVRSFTARDDAVALLDAGEVDLAVGVPPTSPSGRILTQPLFEERFVCVMRKGHPAAKVPLTLDAFVELTHLLVSPENERFGLVDAQLAQQGLQRRLGLTLPHMYAAPMLVAHSDMVATLMHGAVLASGYGGELCVQPPPLALAPVPFVMAWHRRNDAHPAQRWLRDSVAGLPGLGLGHLAPPVPLTPA; translated from the coding sequence ATGGATTTACATGGCATCGACCTCAACCTGCTCGTCGCCTTCGACGCGTTGCTCGCCGAGCGCAGCGTGACCCGCGCGGGCGCCCGCATCTACCGTTCGCAACCGGCGGTGAGCGCCGCGCTGGCCAGGCTGCGCCTGCTGCTGAAAGACGAGCTGTTCGTACGCGGCCCCAACGGGCTGCAGCCCACGCCGCGCGCGCTCGACATCGGCGAGCCGCTGAGCCAGGCGCTGGCCGAGATCCAGCGCATCCTGCAGTTCACCCAAGCCTTCGATCCGGGTTCGTCGCCGGCCACCTTCACCATCGCGCTGTCGGAGCATCCGGCGTTCGTGCTGCTGCCGCGGCTCATCGCCTTCCTGGCCGAGGCCGCGCCGCAGGTGGACCTGCGCGTGCGCAGCTTCACCGCGCGCGACGACGCGGTGGCGCTGCTCGATGCGGGGGAGGTCGACCTGGCGGTCGGCGTGCCGCCCACGTCGCCGTCGGGGCGCATCCTGACGCAGCCGCTGTTCGAGGAACGCTTCGTGTGCGTGATGCGCAAGGGCCATCCGGCCGCCAAGGTGCCGCTGACGCTCGATGCCTTCGTCGAGCTCACGCACCTGCTGGTGTCGCCCGAGAACGAGCGCTTCGGGCTGGTCGATGCGCAGCTTGCGCAGCAGGGGCTTCAGCGACGGCTCGGGCTCACGTTGCCGCACATGTACGCGGCGCCCATGCTGGTCGCGCACTCCGACATGGTCGCGACGCTGATGCACGGCGCGGTGCTGGCATCGGGCTACGGGGGCGAGCTGTGCGTGCAGCCGCCGCCGCTGGCGCTGGCCCCGGTGCCCTTCGTGATGGCCTGGCACCGGCGCAACGACGCACACCCGGCGCAGCGCTGGCTGCGCGACAGCGTGGCCGGCTTGCCGGGGTTGGGCCTGGGGCACCTTGCCCCACCCGTTCCACTCACTCCAGCGTGA
- a CDS encoding ester cyclase translates to MNSHTTETNAVPALVAGLSAVERHAVETLYRAFSEGDTDLLDEVLAEDWDDVPLAPGQGPGREGIKPMVVAFRAAFSDLRITVHELIGVPGRAAVRATITGVHTGEWFGVAPSGKPFEIAIHEFHRIADGRLTHTWHLEDWFGWFNQVGASPARGAAA, encoded by the coding sequence ATGAACTCACACACCACTGAAACCAACGCCGTGCCGGCGCTCGTCGCCGGCCTTTCCGCCGTAGAACGGCACGCCGTCGAAACCCTGTACCGCGCCTTCAGCGAAGGCGACACCGACCTGCTCGACGAGGTGCTCGCCGAAGATTGGGACGACGTGCCGCTCGCGCCCGGCCAGGGGCCCGGCCGCGAAGGCATCAAGCCGATGGTGGTGGCCTTCCGGGCCGCCTTTTCGGACCTGCGCATCACCGTGCACGAATTGATCGGCGTGCCGGGCCGTGCGGCGGTGCGCGCCACCATCACGGGCGTGCACACCGGCGAATGGTTCGGGGTGGCGCCCAGCGGCAAGCCGTTCGAAATCGCCATCCACGAATTCCACCGCATCGCCGACGGACGCCTCACGCACACCTGGCACCTGGAAGACTGGTTCGGCTGGTTCAACCAGGTGGGCGCCAGCCCGGCCCGCGGAGCCGCAGCATGA
- a CDS encoding flavodoxin family protein, with amino-acid sequence MSRTTAASTVSTLSVVFFSGTGTTDLLAQAIGEGAASVTDVQVKLLRITGEQIDKGRWQDDAVLEALSASDAIVFGSPTFMGGAAAPFKAFADATAGIWYGRGWVGKFAGGFTISGSPSGDKLHTLAYFNLLAAQHGMTWLNWNELPHQTDGTNRLASFMGLMAQNGGPPGSPPALDPADALSAGKYGRYLAQQVRRYAAVSQPEAVAAPA; translated from the coding sequence ATGAGCCGCACCACTGCCGCATCCACCGTGTCGACGCTCTCTGTCGTCTTCTTTTCGGGCACCGGCACCACCGACCTGCTGGCACAGGCCATCGGCGAAGGCGCGGCCTCGGTAACCGACGTGCAGGTGAAGCTGCTGCGCATCACCGGCGAGCAGATCGACAAGGGCCGCTGGCAGGATGACGCGGTGCTCGAGGCATTGAGCGCATCCGACGCCATCGTGTTCGGCTCGCCCACCTTCATGGGCGGCGCGGCCGCACCGTTCAAAGCCTTTGCCGATGCCACGGCGGGCATCTGGTACGGCCGCGGCTGGGTCGGCAAGTTCGCGGGCGGGTTCACCATCAGCGGCAGCCCGAGCGGCGACAAACTGCACACGCTCGCCTACTTCAACCTGCTGGCGGCGCAGCACGGCATGACGTGGCTCAACTGGAACGAGCTGCCGCACCAGACCGACGGCACCAACCGCCTGGCCTCCTTCATGGGCCTGATGGCGCAAAACGGCGGTCCACCGGGCAGCCCGCCGGCGCTGGACCCGGCCGATGCGCTGTCGGCCGGCAAGTACGGGCGCTACCTGGCGCAGCAGGTGCGCCGGTACGCGGCAGTCAGTCAGCCGGAAGCCGTGGCGGCGCCCGCCTGA